The proteins below are encoded in one region of Bacteroides uniformis:
- a CDS encoding putative signal transducing protein — MKTVKLITCDDAFQAHVIQGALKNEGIASVLHNENMSSVMRGYVRDVTGVDIFVYEDEYDNALRLLERNQMIPEQLRYCPHCGSDEIKFVLKKSHRVRAVVAAVIAALSAAPPGTEHWEYVCRKCGTHFEKPVAKGTVEE, encoded by the coding sequence ATGAAAACCGTAAAGCTAATCACCTGCGACGATGCCTTCCAGGCACACGTCATTCAGGGTGCCTTGAAGAATGAGGGCATTGCGTCTGTTTTGCATAATGAAAACATGTCTTCCGTGATGCGCGGATATGTCCGTGATGTCACGGGAGTGGATATATTTGTTTATGAAGATGAATATGACAATGCCCTCCGCCTGCTTGAACGGAACCAGATGATTCCGGAACAGTTGAGGTACTGCCCCCATTGCGGTTCGGATGAGATTAAGTTTGTGCTGAAGAAGAGCCATCGGGTGCGTGCTGTGGTGGCTGCTGTTATTGCGGCATTGTCGGCCGCACCTCCGGGCACTGAGCATTGGGAGTATGTATGCAGGAAGTGCGGCACTCATTTTGAGAAGCCGGTGGCGAAAGGAACAGTTGAAGAATAA